The Streptococcus respiraculi sequence ACTATCACGTGAAAAGTGTCCATAATTATCGTGCAGTGAGCCAAGAAATAGCAGAATGGCAACCCGATGTGGTTCTTATGGACATCAGTCTTCCGTACTTTAATGGCTTTTATTGGACGACAGAAATTCGCAAGACCATGACCATGCCGATTATTTTTATTTCCAGTAGCGATGATGAAATGAACGCTGTCATGGCTATGAATATGGGAGGAGATGATTTTATCGCCAAACCCTTCTCCCTTCCTCTTTTGGATGCTAAAATTGCTGCCTTTTTGCGCCGCATCCAACAGTTCACACAGATTAATCACCTTGTCTTAGAGGGCTACCAATTGAATATGGACGGGCGTTTCAGCTACCAAGATAAGCACATCCAACTCTCACCGACGGAGACTAAAATTCTCACTACCCTTATGCAACAACAAGGACAGGTTGTAACCAAGGAAAAGCTACTGGAACAACTGTGGGAAAACGAGGAATTTATTGATCAAAACACCTTGAATGTCAATATGGCACGTTTACGTAAAAAAGTCAGCGAACTAGGATTTGATCGCATTCATACCATTCGTGGAGTGGGGTATATTGTTCAATGATGATAAAATTTTTAAAAGAATATGCTGGTTGGTACCTCGTGTATTTCATCATCGGGATCAGTATAGTAGTCCTGTTTCTTCTCTATCAGCTTCCATTTGATTTCCTCTTACAAAGTCTCTTTTTTACCAGTATCCTCCTTGCTATCTGGACTGTTTGGCTATTTTTTCATTTTAAACGAAAACAAGAAATCATTGAAAACTTTACGGGAGAAATAAAAGGAACAGAGCTCAATTTGCCATCTGATTTGGCTTATTTAGCCTTGTTAGAACGCGAGAAAGAAGCAAGTAACGCCCTCATCCTTGCCTACAAATCTCGTGAAAATGAGTGGCAGTCCGTGGTCAAAATGTGGTCTCACCAGATGAAAGTCCCCTTGGCTGCCCTCTCTTTGATGAGCCAAACAAATCAGCTTTCTCAAACTGAGGTCAATCACCAATTACTGCGACTTGACAATTATATGACAAATCTTCTCAATTACATGAAGTTGTCCAATCAGACCAGTGATTTTCGCTTTGAGATGATTGAGGTTCGAGAACTGATTGTCGACTTGGTTAAAAAGTACCGCAGTCAGTTTTTGCAAAAGGAGTTGAGTCTTGACATAAAAGGGGAATGGCAGGTAAAGAGCGATCGGAAGTGGCTATCCTTTGCCCTGTCCCAAGTGATCGATAACGCTATTAAGTACAGTCAAAATAAAAAATCCATTATCATTCATCTGGAAAATGGCGTCACGATTATCGATCAGGGGATTGGAATTTTACCAGAGGATCTTCCCCGCTTATTTGACGAAGGATTTACCGGTTACAATGGGCGTGAACATCAGAAAGCCAGTGGATTTGGTCTTTATTTGACCAAACGGGTGCTCACCCAGTTAGCCTTATCGATTGATATTAGCAGTCAAATTGATCAAGGAACTCAGGTTCGTATTTGGAAGAAGTAGGAGAAGCAGATGAAGCTAGCCCTTGTCTCTGCTCTCAGGACCAGTCTCATGCAGTTGCAACAGCCCAGAAGAATGGCAGATTTTACCGCATGAATATATGAAGTAGATAAGAGACTCTCTAAGCCTATCTCGCTTTAGAAAATCAAGGAATTATAAAAATAGAAGGAGTATGCTATTTACATAATATAAATTACGTAAATAGCATACTCCTTCATCTTTTTTTGCTATACGCTTCAAAAGGGAGAAATCTTTCACTATATTGTTACTTAAGATTTGAAAACGGTTTAAAAGATGATATACTAGGAGTAGATAAAGGAGGAAGTTATGTCACATCATGTTTTGCAAAATGGTTCAGATATTCGCGGGATTGCGATTGCAACAGACGAATTAGCAGTTAATTTGACTCCAGAAGCGGTCACAAAGATTGTGCGCGGCTTGGTCTACTGGCTTTGTCAAGATGACGAGCTAGATAAGATTTATCAGGCTGGTAGACTGACGATCGGGATTGGACGAGATAGCCGCCTTAGCGGTCCTAGTCTAGTTGAAGCCTTTACAACAGAAGCGGTGCGACTAGGAGCTCAAGTCATTGATTTCGGTCTAGCTACCACTCCAGCCCTCTTTATGAGTACCCAATATGAGGAATTTGCCTGTCATGCTGGCGTTATGGTAACGGCTAGTCACTTGCCGTATTATTTCAATGGAATTAAAATCTTTAGCCGAAAAGGTGGCGCAGAACACGAAGATATCGCCTGCATTCTAGAGCACGATCAAGATTTAGGGGAACAAGCAGGTGGAGCAGTGACAACCGCAGATTTGTTAACACCATATGCCGCAGATTTGGTTGGTAAAATTCGCCAAGCTAACCAAGGACAAGAAAGACCGCTTGATGGCTTGCACATTATTGTTGATGCAGGAAATGGGGCAGGAGGCTTCTTTGCAGACAAGGTTCTTCGGGTCTTGGGAGCTGATACAACTGGCTCACAATTTCTAGACCCAGACGGCACTTTCCCAAATCATATTCCAAACCCAGATAATAAGGAAGCCATGGCTAGTATTCAGGCTGCTGTATTGAAACATCAGGCGGATTTGGGGATTATCTTTGATACCGATGTCGACCGTGCTGCCTTAGTGACTAAATCAGGCGAGATTTTAAATCGAAACAATCTCATTGCCATCCTTGCTCAAATCATTTTGCAGGAACACCCAGGCACAAGTATTGTCACCAATTCACCAACTTCAGAACATTTAAAACGCTTTATTGAAGAGTTGGGTGGCAAGCAGATTCGCTATATTTCAGGTTATCGCAATGTCATCAATAAGGCTATTGAGACCAATCAAGCTGGCATTGATTGCCAGTTAGCGATTGAAACTTCTGGGCATGCGGCCTTTAAAGAAAATTATTTCCTTGATGATGGTACCTACGCCGCAGCAAAAATCCTCATGCTCTTGCCACGTTTACAAGCAGAAGGAACTAGCTTAGATGACTTAATTGCTCAATTGAAACAGCCAGTAGAAACGCAAGAAGTCCGCTTTAAACTAGAAGCAGAAGACTACAGAGCGCTTGGTCAACAAGTGATTGCAGACTTACAAGCTCAAACGATTGAAGGCTTCCAATTTAATCCTGAAAATGAAGAAGGAGTGCGTTTTGATGTAACTGCTCCATACGGTGACGGTTGGTTCTTGTTGCGAATGAGTCTCCATGAGCCGCTTTTGGTCCTCCAAGTAGAAAATGATCATTCAGGCTACATTTTGCCAATTCTCAGACGTCTCTCTGAATTTTTAGCCACCTATCCTCAGGTAAATCAAACAAAGATGAAAGAAATTATTGAGCAATAATACAATAAAAAATTTACATAATATTTGTTATGTAAATTTTTTTGTTGTTTTTATAATTTATCCAGAGCATTTTTTTGTTCATCATTGACGATATGGGTATAAAGGTCTGTTACCTGAGTATTGGCATGCCCCAGTTGGTGACTGACCAAAACCTGAGACTTGGTCGCATCATAGAGACGGGTAGCTAGTGTATGTCGGAGTTTGTGAGGGGTCACCCGAATCTTGAAGTCGGCAGAGTATTTGGCAACCATTTTTTCGATACTTGAGGCATCCATACGATTGGGTAGACCACGGTATTCAGATAAAAAGAAGGCGATGTCGGTCTTTTCAGCCTTGTACCGTTGCTGACGAATGGCAAGATAATTCTCCAGGTAGGTTTTGGCGAAATTTGCCACGTTGACCGAATCCCGTTTGCCACCTTTTCGAGTCACCTCAATCATCATCATCTTTATATTAACATCAGAGAGATTGAGATTAACCGCCTCTGACAGCCGCACACCAGAAGCAAGGAGAAGTGCCAAAATCGCCAAATCACGCTCCTTATTTTTCTGGAAAGAAGAGAGTGCACGTTTCGATAGGTTGACCTGATACTGGGTGTCCACATAGTCCAAAAAGTCCATTGTTTCATCGCCTAAAAAGAGCTTTTGCTTGATGTTTTCCGCCCTAGCAGCAAGGGTCTCTTTTTTCTTCTTGGTGGAAACTTTTTTCATGACATTGCGGTAAAAATAGGGCTCGCCTTGCTCGTTTTCGACCTCTTCAGTCAAATATTTATAAAGGCTCGAAAGGGCAGACAAGGTGCGGTTTATCGTCGTCTGCGAGACCCCATTTTGAGTCGTATTAGCATTCAGCAAGGGCCTTTCGCGTAAATACAAGATAAAGGCTTCCATGTCTTTCTTGGTCAAATGTTCCAGAGTATCCAAAGAAATTTCTGAAATGCTTGTTACAGATACCAAGTCGGCCTCCATCAGCCATTCAAAAAAACGACGATATTCTTTCAAGTATTCATACAAGGTAGTAAAACTGTACGGAACAGCCAACTTGGATTGGTAGTAGTCTAAAACATACCAAGGCATGACCTCCTTTAATTGCTCAATTTTTTCCAGTAATAATTCACGACGCATAATAATCTCCCCATTTGTTCTTATCTATAGTATAGCACAAGTATAAATATATTTCAAGAAAATTATAGTTTTTCGGAAAGATATATGGAGGACTATCAGAAATACTCGTGATAATCAAATTAGCCCGTGTTTTACCATAGTATGTAACTCATCAAGAATTTTTTATAAAACTGTTCTACCTTTTCTTAGATAGACTTAACCATTGTATCTCACCTATCTTCCTAATGAAAATGAAATAGAACAGACTTTCTCATATTTATCTTAATTCTTTAACGTTCTTACATGCTCTTCAAGTACTTTGTTTAATATTTGTGTAAAAACAAGTTGACATAAAATCGAGATAGATATCCACCATAAGGATCTTCATCGCGTATTTCAGTAGCCTTAGTAACCGTTATGCACTTTTATTTTTGAAGAAAATGCTAACGATAATCCATTTATTTCGCGTATACCATTTTTCAATAAGAAAAAGTTTACATAATCATTATTACGTAAACTTAGCTTATTCCTTATCTACTAATAATCTTGCTCTATGATTTTATCATCTCGATACCAGACTTCGATGTGATTTGTATATTGAGCAGCCTCGTTTTTGTCGAATATCTGACGAAGCCAAGTTGCAAAACCCTTGTCAAGCTGCTCACGGTCAATTACCTTATTGACCAAGTCAACATTTTTTCCTGATACATTATGTCGGCTTAGATCATCGTTTGCAGAGGCTAACGAGGGAATGCAAATAACAATCCGCTGATAGGGTTTATCTGAAAAGAAACTACTTTGGGTTGTCCGAATCTCAACTCCCGGCACATTTTCAAAAATCCCGTTCAAATCGAGGCGCTCTCGTAAGGTTGCATGCCTCGTATGATTGAGAAATGCCATACCAAGGGTCAGGAGAAAAATGATGAAGAAGCATAGCCATAGCCAGCGTTTTTGGTACTTAGTCATTTTTTTCTACCTCCAGACTCTCTGCACGTAAGTGCCATTTGCCATCCATCTTCTGATACTGGGCTTTGACATGATAAGACTCGCTGTCAAACAT is a genomic window containing:
- a CDS encoding response regulator transcription factor, giving the protein MNKDKIYIVEDDETIVQLLMSHLSQNYHVKSVHNYRAVSQEIAEWQPDVVLMDISLPYFNGFYWTTEIRKTMTMPIIFISSSDDEMNAVMAMNMGGDDFIAKPFSLPLLDAKIAAFLRRIQQFTQINHLVLEGYQLNMDGRFSYQDKHIQLSPTETKILTTLMQQQGQVVTKEKLLEQLWENEEFIDQNTLNVNMARLRKKVSELGFDRIHTIRGVGYIVQ
- a CDS encoding sensor histidine kinase produces the protein MMIKFLKEYAGWYLVYFIIGISIVVLFLLYQLPFDFLLQSLFFTSILLAIWTVWLFFHFKRKQEIIENFTGEIKGTELNLPSDLAYLALLEREKEASNALILAYKSRENEWQSVVKMWSHQMKVPLAALSLMSQTNQLSQTEVNHQLLRLDNYMTNLLNYMKLSNQTSDFRFEMIEVRELIVDLVKKYRSQFLQKELSLDIKGEWQVKSDRKWLSFALSQVIDNAIKYSQNKKSIIIHLENGVTIIDQGIGILPEDLPRLFDEGFTGYNGREHQKASGFGLYLTKRVLTQLALSIDISSQIDQGTQVRIWKK
- the xerS gene encoding tyrosine recombinase XerS; amino-acid sequence: MRRELLLEKIEQLKEVMPWYVLDYYQSKLAVPYSFTTLYEYLKEYRRFFEWLMEADLVSVTSISEISLDTLEHLTKKDMEAFILYLRERPLLNANTTQNGVSQTTINRTLSALSSLYKYLTEEVENEQGEPYFYRNVMKKVSTKKKKETLAARAENIKQKLFLGDETMDFLDYVDTQYQVNLSKRALSSFQKNKERDLAILALLLASGVRLSEAVNLNLSDVNIKMMMIEVTRKGGKRDSVNVANFAKTYLENYLAIRQQRYKAEKTDIAFFLSEYRGLPNRMDASSIEKMVAKYSADFKIRVTPHKLRHTLATRLYDATKSQVLVSHQLGHANTQVTDLYTHIVNDEQKNALDKL
- a CDS encoding phosphomannomutase/phosphoglucomutase, whose amino-acid sequence is MSHHVLQNGSDIRGIAIATDELAVNLTPEAVTKIVRGLVYWLCQDDELDKIYQAGRLTIGIGRDSRLSGPSLVEAFTTEAVRLGAQVIDFGLATTPALFMSTQYEEFACHAGVMVTASHLPYYFNGIKIFSRKGGAEHEDIACILEHDQDLGEQAGGAVTTADLLTPYAADLVGKIRQANQGQERPLDGLHIIVDAGNGAGGFFADKVLRVLGADTTGSQFLDPDGTFPNHIPNPDNKEAMASIQAAVLKHQADLGIIFDTDVDRAALVTKSGEILNRNNLIAILAQIILQEHPGTSIVTNSPTSEHLKRFIEELGGKQIRYISGYRNVINKAIETNQAGIDCQLAIETSGHAAFKENYFLDDGTYAAAKILMLLPRLQAEGTSLDDLIAQLKQPVETQEVRFKLEAEDYRALGQQVIADLQAQTIEGFQFNPENEEGVRFDVTAPYGDGWFLLRMSLHEPLLVLQVENDHSGYILPILRRLSEFLATYPQVNQTKMKEIIEQ